The Populus alba chromosome 13, ASM523922v2, whole genome shotgun sequence genome contains the following window.
ttgttctctttattattatttagggtCTTTTGACATAAAGCTACTCTAATTAAATGCAGTGAAGATATATCAGTCCCTTAATTTCATTTCACCTTtgctaatctctctctctctctctcttaaattttcaattctataactagtcaaatgtttttttttttttttttttaatatcagggaAGCTGCAGTGAGATAACAAGAGTAGAAACCAAGGGTCCTAGAGAAGACAGCTCAGAAGAACCTGAAATGTTCTCTGGTTCTGGACAAGGCAAGGAAGAAAGCCAAGCTGCAATGCGAGAGAATGAGGCACAAGTAATTGCTAAGCCTAAGGAAGGTCCACTGGAGAGTAATGGCACAGACCAAGAGAAAGTCCTTAAGAAGCCAGATAAAATTCTACCATGTCCACGATGCAACAGTTTAGACACAAAATTCTGTtacttcaataactataatGTCAACCAACCAAGGCATTTCTGCAAGAATTGCCAAAGATATTGGACAGCTGGGGGATCAATGAGAAATGTCCCTATTGGTGCTGGCCGGCGGAAGAATAAGCACTTAGCCACTCAATTTCGTCAGATATTAGTATCTTCTGATGGGATGCCTATTGCCAGAATGGAAAACTCAGACTCAATCAGTCACCAACTTCAATCTTCTGTTGAGTCTGCAACCACCTTGAGTCCCTCAGTAGCAAATGGAATGGTTCTAAAATTCGGTCATGAAGCACCTCTTTGTGATTCCATGGAGAATGTGCTTAATCTTGGAGACCAAAAAAGATATGTTGAGATAAGTTCAGTCAATCGTCAAGATAATGTAGAGGAGCTGTCTTCATGTGGATCCTCCAAGACAGCTTCCAATGCTTGGGCAAACGAATTGCGAGAAAATATTATGCAGAAAGAGCAAGTTGATGTGCCAGCATCTTCTAACGAACTCAGCGCGCCAAACTCCCTGCCTTGTTATTCTGTTCCTTCATGGGTTTTTCCTTGGAACCCGGCTTGGAATAATGTTGCTTCCATGACCGCAGCTCAGCACTCCACTGGCCAGGCTTGCTCGACAAATATTCCCAATCAAGTTCAATTGTGCCCCACACCAATGTTGGCTGTTCCCAGCATTTGCCCTCCAAACATTCCTTTACAATTTGTTCCTGCTTCTTATTGGGGTTGCTTGCCCACATGGGCTGCTGGAACAAGAAATGAATCATTGAGTGGATCGAATGGCTGCCTTTCTCTATCAACCTCTACTAACACCAGTTGCAGCTCAGGAAATGGCTCACCAACCCTAGGCAAGCATTCTAGAGATTCAAAATTTATTGATGAAGAGAAGGCAGAAAAATGTATATTGGTCCCAAAAACACTAAGAATTGATGACCCAAGTGAGGCTTCAAAGAGTCCTTTATGGGCAACATTAGGTCTTAAGCCTGACCAGAAGGATCCCACATCAAAAGGTACTATCTTCAAGAATTTTGAAACCAAAGCAGAATGCTATGGCCATGTATCTGATATCACTCATGTACTGGAAGCAAACCCAGCAGCTCTTTCTCGCTCTCATACATTCCAGGAGAGTGGCTGAAGGACACCTGCTGAGATTTTCCATTATGAACCTCACTTGCGACCGTGATCTTCTCTAGGCATAACCATGGGGATGTGTTTTCTGTGGAGAGTATACCACATTGATCTTCCTTCACAGCGCATGAGATTTCTGCTCAACTAATTCTGATTGAAGTCTGAAAGGCAGGTTCTTCAGAATCAATCGCTACATAATCAGCGGTTCTGTCAACACATCTCTTCAAGTCGTCATTGTAAATAACAGAGGTTGTTTAATGCGTGGTGGTTATGGTCCGCGGCCTATTCTAGGTTCAACTAATACACTCATACCTACCTTACTGCTTGGATTCTGCAGAAAAATAAGATGAAGCTCTGGCTTGTATGTATAAACTAAAGCCATCATCCATTGGAAGGCTAACCAAAGTTTTCGGAAGTCCAGTATCTTTTCTCAAATGCTGTAATTTGTGTTCTCGTTTGCTATACCTCAACCATGTCAGCTGGAATAGTAAATCTCTTCTAGAGTTTGTATTGTTTTGCACTTGTTTACTTAATCTTTTTGTGCCCGAGTTTGTAAAGTCGAGTAATTTAGGTCATGCCTAGGCTCTTGAGTAAATTTCACCTGAAGTTCTTTTAGCTCGCTAGGGGCTCCAAGAATGATCCGTCTCAGAAACGAAAAGTGTACTATAGTATGAGTCATATAATTTGGAGATAGAAATCAaagatattcaaaatatatatttctgtcTGCTGTGGAAGCTTAGCAGGCATTTCGGATCATTTTATATACTTTTCAAGAATATCCCAGGTTGACACTCCAGACATGATGCAGGTGAAGATTGCCATGGTGGAGATGTCACATTAAGGGAGAGAATCAGGAAGCAAACAACGCATTAGCTGCTCATGTTTGGATACACGACATGTTGTAACGCCTGCTGGTACCACTGGAACTTTTAATAAAGTCTTGCACAGAAAATTAATTTGCACTTTACAGTTCATATCTCCCACAACAGACAATTTTACTTAATATCATGTAGGATTCCAGTTTCCTTGCTTCATTTGTGAAAAGCTGGTCAGAATTCTCAACTCTTAGATGGCAAGTCTCATCTGTCCACTTTTTCCTCCCAAATAATATGTCACAGCTTTCAAGTCCATCCTCAATCAAAAGAATTTTCATTGTTGATTTACAAAGAAACTAGTCTAAAACATCTGCTCTAGGCGAGTCAATTTTGTCCATGGATTCAAGTAATCAAATGCATTTCCGAGTGCCACTCAGTATTTCCAGCAGGGGAGAACCTTTTAAAACATGGTGAGTTTGTTTTTTGATCTTGTCGTTTTTAAGTTAGTGTATGATCCATTTACATGCTTTCTTTAATCATAATAAAGCTCATCTTTGAACCTTTGCTTAtattcccttctttttttttccaaaaaatgtTCCATTTCCTATGTCAGGAACGATTCACCACTCTTAAGGAATATGTGCCATATGAGTAATCTCCATGGAAAGAATGGTTTCAGCAATTTCCTAGATAAAGCCGTAAAGGCATTCTTATCATCATTAAACAGATTAAAGCAGATTCCAATTCTTGCCTTTAAACCCTTCAGAAAATG
Protein-coding sequences here:
- the LOC118042427 gene encoding cyclic dof factor 1, whose protein sequence is MKGESKDPAFKLFGRKIPVPDTQFPAEPLAKGSCSEITRVETKGPREDSSEEPEMFSGSGQGKEESQAAMRENEAQVIAKPKEGPLESNGTDQEKVLKKPDKILPCPRCNSLDTKFCYFNNYNVNQPRHFCKNCQRYWTAGGSMRNVPIGAGRRKNKHLATQFRQILVSSDGMPIARMENSDSISHQLQSSVESATTLSPSVANGMVLKFGHEAPLCDSMENVLNLGDQKRYVEISSVNRQDNVEELSSCGSSKTASNAWANELRENIMQKEQVDVPASSNELSAPNSLPCYSVPSWVFPWNPAWNNVASMTAAQHSTGQACSTNIPNQVQLCPTPMLAVPSICPPNIPLQFVPASYWGCLPTWAAGTRNESLSGSNGCLSLSTSTNTSCSSGNGSPTLGKHSRDSKFIDEEKAEKCILVPKTLRIDDPSEASKSPLWATLGLKPDQKDPTSKGTIFKNFETKAECYGHVSDITHVLEANPAALSRSHTFQESG